One Plasmodium coatneyi strain Hackeri chromosome 14, complete sequence genomic window carries:
- a CDS encoding KIR protein, translating to MAPGQEVGELPSEKIYKEFDENANSVHCQSGARIRNTLNTYDGIIKNYKDAIIKACCYALTMQEGQEEYNRRCDIVYYYLGNIMKGGQFGASSFTNAISVVHTVLQELQPKWKCINIYHGISEDFFTERKKIFDYDYNYGTLTKQQGNSKYSCSHEYRRCQKDAEDAYDKLGRICDSDSKQYCSEFKIPDKERVKKELAKLPCEDVSGAEAGTVGTTERLLTGKHLKQLLSVEKYDMLNEKAESYGNTECWNELESKLKDYIKNNEDVVKRIVRAFCYIYEMNDHIRKNGGWCDYFYYWVGEMMPKELADFQFASSMNIFYNQINYKEKENKCKLLYTSTSREVFGALKTIFDYSKDQRNLKAQLEGGGKKCNKAYYSHLMDIEKAYDVLHEKCERSKMQEWYNAYTKTYGGYKSKEVLGLKCELEEQPQQETPPAEGTSGATTGVVAAATVEGKGGSDGGGSHRKEGEEADNPGIVPGAVSGGLAAIALPTLAYFFYKYKSHLFFFKGNNSSGNGRSRSKRSLRREFNEFEDDSTTEYSSEYSLPYTSSSSR from the exons ATGGCACCg GGTCAGGAAGTAGGTGAATTACCTTCAGAAAAGATATATAAAGAGTTCGATGAGAATGCGAATAGTGTACACTGCCAATCAGGGGCAAGAATAAGAAATACACTGAACACCTATGATggtataataaaaaattataaggaCGCAATTATAAAAGCCTGCTGTTACGCACTAACAATGCAGGAGGGGCAGGAGGAATATAATAGACGCTGCGATattgtatattattactTAGGTAATATTATGAAAGGGGGACAATTTGGAGCTTCAAGTTTCACAAATGCCATTTCGGTAGTTCATACAGTACTGCAGGAACTGCAGCCTAAATGGAAGTGCATTAATATATACCATGGTATAAGCGAAGACTTTTTCaccgaaaggaaaaaaatattcgacTATGACTATAACTATGGAACACTGACGAAACAACAGGGGAATAGTAAATATTCCTGTAGTCATGAATATAGGCGCTGTCAGAAAGATGCTGAGGATGCATATGATAAATTAGGTCGTATATGTGATAGTGACAGTAAGCAATATTGTAGTGAATTTAAAATTCCCGATAAAGaaagggtgaaaaaggaattagCGAAATTACCATGTGAAGATGTTAGTGGGGCAGAGGCTGGAACAGTGGGTACAACAGAACGACTATTAACA GGGAAGCATTTGAAGCAGTTACTTTCAGTAGAGAAGTATGATATGTTAAATGAGAAGGCTGAAAGTTATGGGAATACAGAGTGCTGGAATGAATTGGAGAGTAAATTGAAGGATTATATTAAGAATAATGAGGATGTTGTTAAAAGAATTGTACGGGCATTctgctatatatatgaaatgaATGATCATATACGTAAGAACGGAGGATGGTgtgattatttttactattggGTAGGTGAAATGATGCCGAAGGAATTGGCCGATTTCCAGTTTGCATCATCTATGAATATTTTCTATAATCAAATAAAttataaggaaaaggagaacaaatgTAAACTCCTGTACACTTCTACTAGTAGAGAAGTCTTCGGAGCATTGAAAACAATATTCGATTACAGCAAGGACCAAAGAAACCTGAAAGCACAATTagagggaggaggaaaaaagtgtaatAAGGCTTATTACTCACATCTCATGGATATTGAGAAAGCGTATGATGTATTACATGAGAAATGTGAGAGAAGTAAAATGCAGGAATGGTATAATGCATACACTAAGACATATGGAGGTTACAAGAGTAAAGAGGTGCTAGGATTGAAATGTGAACTGGAAG AGCAACCTCAACAAGAAACTCctcctgcagaaggaacatcAGGTGCCACCACGGGTGTAGTAGCAG CTGCAACtgtagaaggaaagggagggagtgacggtggtggtagtcacagaaaagaaggggaagaggcTGATAATCCTGGTATCGTACCTggtgctgtgtctggtggacttgccGCAATAGCATTACCAAcattggcatactttttttacaagtataaatcacacctcttcttctttaaggggaataactcctctggaaatggaagaagcagaagtaaaaggtcccttaggagagaatttaatgagtttgAGGATGACTCAACAACGGAATATTCGTCAGAATATTCCCTTCCATAtacctcatcatcatccagatga
- a CDS encoding SICA antigen, translating to MNIDIHLEVLDEYQKGDMHSKKEDFLEFLVQEFMGSNFKEGENAPKEQVPSSDSGFTEEDFVPKEGVPMEQVPSSDSGFKVSDFGFREERLCS from the coding sequence atgaatattgatattcatttagaagtcttagacgaatatcaaaaaggggacatgcattcgaagaaggaagactttttggaatttttggttcaagaatttatgggaagcaattttaaggaaggagagaatgctcctaaggaacaggttccaagttcagattccgggtttacggaggaagactttgttccaaaggaaggtgttcctatggaacaggttccaagttcagattccggctTTAAGGTttcagatttcgggtttagggaggaaagactttgttcctaa